A genomic stretch from Poecile atricapillus isolate bPoeAtr1 chromosome 10, bPoeAtr1.hap1, whole genome shotgun sequence includes:
- the SLC7A10 gene encoding asc-type amino acid transporter 1 gives MAGGEQRAPGAPERVALKKEIGLVSACAIIIGNIIGSGIFISPKGVLEHAGSVGLALIIWVLGGGVAALGSLCYAELGVTIPKSGGDYSYVTEIFGGLAGFLLLWSAVLIMYPTSLAVIALTFSNYVLQPVFPNCIPPYNASRILSMVCLLLLTWVNSSSVRWATRIQDIFTAGKLLALTLIIIVGFIQIFKGNYKELTPSSAFKFWMTPSVGHLALAFLQGSFAFSGWNFLNYVTEELVDPRRNLPRAIFISIPLVTFVYTFTNIAYFTAMSPQELLSSNAVAVTFGEKLLGYFSWVMPVSVALSTFGGINGYLFTSSRLCFSGAREGHLPSLLAMIHVKHCTPIPALLICCLATLIIMLVGDTYTLINYVSFINYLCYGVTIIGLIVLRWKKPKIFRPIKVNLLIPITYLAFWAFLLIFSLYSEPVVCGVGLIIILTGVPVFFLGVYWRNKPKCVNRLIESMTCWGQKLCFVVYPQCASAEEEASSAHSWRLVSDTAVRK, from the exons GTAACATCATTGGTTCTGGGATCTTTATTTCACCGAAAGGAGTGTTGGAGCATGCTGGCTCGGTGGGACTGGCGCTCATTATTTGGGTGCTTGGTGGCGGTGTGGCTGCCCTGGGCTCGCTATGTTACGCTGAACTGGGAGTCACCATCCCCAAATCGGGAGGGGATTATTCCTATGTCACAGAGATTTTTGGTGGGTTAGCTGG gtttctgctgctgtggagcGCAGTGCTCATCATGTACCCGACTAGCCTGGCTGTCATTGCCCTGACCTTCTCAAACTATGTCCTGCAGCCCGTCTTCCCTAACTGCATTCCTCCCTATAATGCCTCTAGGATCCTCTCCATGGTGTGTTTAC TCCTCCTGACCTGGGTGAACAGCTCCAGTGTGCGATGGGCAACGCGCATTCAGGATATATTTACAGCAGGAAAGCTCTTAGCCCTGACCCTTATCATTATTGTGGGCTTCATACAGATCTTTAAAG GAAACTACAAAGAGCTGACACCAAGCAGTGCCTTCAAATTTTGGATGACTCCATCCGTGGGGCATCTAGCATTAGCTTTTCTTCAAGGGTCCTTTGCATTCAGTGGCTGGAACTTCTTGAACTACGTAACAGAAGAGCTGGTTGATCCCCGCAG GAACCTACCTCGTGCCATATTCATATCCATCCCATTGGTGACATTTGTGTATACGTTCACCAACATTGCATATTTCACTGCCATGTCACCCCAAGAGCTCTTGTCCTCCAACGCTGTGGCGGTA ACATTTGGTGAAAAGTTACTGGGCTATTTTTCCTGGGTTATGCCAGTCTCAGTGGCCCTATCTACATTTGGAGGAATAAATGGATACCTTTTTACCTCATCAAG GCTGTGTTTCTCTGGTGCTCGAGAGGGCCATTTGCCAAGTTTGCTCGCCATGATCCACGTCAAGCACTGCACGCCCATTCCTGCCCTTCTCATCTGT TGTTTGGCCACACTCATCATCATGCTTGTTGGAGACACATACACACTAATCAACTACGTGTCATTTATTAACTACCTCTGCTATGGAGTGACCATTATAGGCCTGATTGTTTTACGCTGGAAGAAACCCAAAATCTTCAGACCTATCAAG GTGAACCTCCTCATCCCCATCACTTACCTGGCGTTTTGGGCATTTCTGCTGATCTTCAGCTTGTACTCTGAGCCGGTGGTCTGTGGGGTTGGACTAATTATCATTTTAACCGGAGTGCCAGTGTTTTTCCTCGGAGTCTACTGGAGAAATAAACCAAAGTGTGTAAATAGGCTAATAG AGTCCATGACGTGCTGGGGGCAGAAGCTGTGCTTTGTGGTGTACCCTCAGTGTGCAAGTGCTGAGGAGGAGGCGTCCTCAGCCCACTCCTGGCGGCTGGTGAGCGACACAGCAGTGAGGAAATAA